One window from the genome of Rhodopseudomonas sp. P2A-2r encodes:
- a CDS encoding 2-hydroxyacid dehydrogenase has translation MATGISSEKIDLLIYGPSKATVDKGFSDQYVLHNAETQHDLERVPADVAARIRGIAVTGQVPVNSAVLSAYPKAEIVSSFGVGYDHIDARYAADHNIIVTNTPDVLTEEVADTALGLFIATAREFIKADRYVRSGLWLTQPYPLTVGSLRDRKVGMVGMGRIGQAIARRLDASLVPVVYHSRKPADGVAYKHYPNLIEMAKAVDTLIVITPGGPSTANLVNAEVMSALGPRGIIVNVARGSVIDEPALIAALKSGTILAAGLDVFAQEPKVPDELRAMQNVVLLPHVGSASVVTRNAMDQLVVDNLKAWFAGKAPMTPIPETPVKGR, from the coding sequence ATGGCTACGGGAATTTCGTCGGAAAAGATCGATCTGCTGATCTACGGGCCGAGCAAGGCCACGGTCGACAAGGGCTTTTCCGATCAGTACGTGCTGCACAACGCCGAAACCCAGCACGATCTCGAGCGGGTGCCGGCGGACGTTGCCGCGCGTATCCGCGGCATCGCCGTCACCGGCCAGGTGCCGGTCAACAGCGCCGTGCTGTCGGCCTATCCGAAGGCCGAGATCGTTTCCAGCTTCGGCGTCGGCTACGACCACATCGACGCCAGATATGCCGCCGACCACAACATCATCGTCACCAACACGCCGGATGTGCTGACCGAGGAAGTGGCCGACACCGCGCTCGGCCTGTTCATCGCGACCGCACGCGAATTCATCAAGGCGGATCGCTATGTCCGCTCCGGCCTGTGGCTGACGCAGCCTTATCCGCTCACCGTCGGCTCGCTGCGCGATCGCAAGGTCGGCATGGTCGGCATGGGCCGCATCGGCCAGGCCATCGCCCGCCGCCTCGACGCTTCGCTGGTGCCGGTGGTGTATCATTCGCGCAAGCCGGCGGACGGCGTTGCCTACAAGCACTATCCGAACCTCATCGAGATGGCGAAGGCGGTCGACACGCTCATCGTCATCACGCCGGGCGGGCCGTCCACCGCCAACCTGGTCAATGCCGAGGTGATGAGTGCGCTGGGTCCGCGCGGCATCATCGTCAACGTGGCGCGCGGCTCGGTCATCGACGAACCGGCGCTGATCGCGGCGTTGAAATCCGGAACCATTCTGGCGGCCGGGCTCGATGTCTTCGCGCAGGAGCCGAAGGTGCCCGACGAACTGCGCGCCATGCAGAACGTCGTGCTGCTGCCGCATGTCGGCTCGGCCTCGGTGGTGACGCGCAACGCCATGGATCAGCTGGTCGTCGACAATCTGAAAGCCTGGTTCGCCGGCAAGGCGCCGATGACCCCGATCCCGGAGACTCCGGTCAAGGGCCGCTGA
- a CDS encoding ABC transporter permease, whose translation MSALEKVPDLSIESEVARNGRGRWAQIVLPVVVLLAGIAAWDLAVRLNGIPPYLLPGPGLVFRTLIADWSILSESLGVTLLTALEGFIAAAIGGVALALLFSQSKWLEYSLLPYAIVLQVTPVIAIAPLMLIYLPQQTAVVVCAWIVAFFPVLANTALGLRSVDRNLAGLFQLYGASRMQTLLYLQLPAALPLMLGGLRIAGGLSLIGAVAAEIAAGAAGAGSGLAYRISESSYRLNIPRMFAALLLLSAAGIVIYMLLALASHLMLRRWHESALRKEN comes from the coding sequence ATGAGCGCGCTGGAAAAGGTGCCGGATCTGTCGATCGAGTCCGAGGTTGCGCGCAACGGCCGTGGTCGCTGGGCTCAGATCGTTCTGCCGGTCGTCGTCCTGCTGGCCGGCATTGCGGCCTGGGATCTGGCGGTCCGTCTCAACGGCATCCCGCCCTATCTGCTGCCCGGTCCCGGGCTCGTGTTCCGCACGCTGATCGCCGACTGGTCGATCCTGTCGGAATCGCTCGGCGTTACGCTGCTCACCGCGTTGGAAGGCTTCATCGCCGCGGCCATCGGCGGCGTGGCGCTGGCGCTGCTGTTCAGCCAGTCGAAGTGGCTGGAATATTCGCTGCTGCCCTATGCGATCGTGCTGCAGGTGACGCCGGTGATCGCCATCGCGCCGCTGATGCTGATCTACCTGCCGCAGCAGACCGCTGTCGTGGTGTGCGCCTGGATCGTGGCGTTCTTTCCAGTGCTGGCGAACACGGCGCTCGGCCTGCGTTCCGTGGACCGGAACCTGGCCGGCCTGTTTCAGCTCTACGGCGCATCGCGCATGCAGACCCTGCTGTATCTGCAGCTGCCGGCGGCGCTGCCGCTGATGCTGGGCGGATTGCGTATTGCCGGCGGATTGTCCCTGATCGGCGCGGTCGCCGCCGAAATCGCGGCCGGCGCCGCAGGAGCCGGCTCGGGGCTTGCCTACCGGATCTCGGAATCCAGCTACCGGCTCAACATTCCCCGGATGTTCGCCGCCTTGCTGTTGCTCTCTGCCGCAGGGATTGTCATTTATATGCTCCTCGCGCTGGCCTCGCATCTGATGTTGCGGCGATGGCATGAGAGTGCACTGCGAAAGGAAAATTGA
- a CDS encoding ABC transporter ATP-binding protein — translation MTGPALPDLPAAAPAGVSVSLRGVTKVYDNGLRALGPLDLDVRSGEFVSLLGSSGCGKSTALRLIAGLSAPTAGTVQVSTRATGHAIGFVFQEPTLMPWSSVRDNVRLPLKLAREPRGASDRRVDAALAQVGLGEFADAFPRELSGGMKMRVSLARALVTDPDILLMDEPFAALDEITRFKLNNDLLALWRQLRKTVIFVTHSVFEAVYLSQRVIVMSQRPGRVSAQFPIEAPELRDDDFRTSVAYATRCRDVSLALAEAGDAGSGA, via the coding sequence GTGACCGGTCCCGCTTTGCCAGATCTCCCCGCAGCCGCGCCGGCAGGCGTGTCGGTGAGCCTGCGTGGCGTCACCAAGGTCTATGACAATGGACTCCGGGCACTCGGCCCGCTCGACCTCGATGTCCGCAGCGGTGAATTCGTTTCGCTGCTGGGATCGTCGGGCTGCGGAAAGTCCACCGCGTTACGACTCATCGCCGGCCTGTCGGCGCCGACCGCGGGCACGGTGCAGGTGTCGACCCGCGCCACCGGCCACGCCATCGGTTTCGTGTTTCAGGAGCCGACCCTGATGCCGTGGAGCAGCGTGCGCGACAATGTCCGGCTGCCGCTGAAGCTGGCTCGTGAGCCGCGGGGAGCATCCGATCGGCGCGTCGACGCCGCGCTGGCGCAGGTCGGTCTCGGCGAATTCGCCGACGCCTTTCCGCGCGAATTGTCCGGTGGCATGAAGATGCGGGTGTCACTGGCGCGGGCGCTGGTCACCGATCCCGATATCCTGCTGATGGACGAGCCCTTCGCTGCGCTCGACGAGATCACCCGCTTCAAGCTCAACAACGACCTGCTGGCGCTGTGGCGTCAATTGCGCAAGACCGTCATCTTCGTCACCCATTCGGTGTTCGAGGCGGTCTATCTGTCGCAGCGGGTGATCGTGATGAGCCAGCGCCCCGGCCGCGTCAGCGCGCAATTCCCCATCGAGGCGCCGGAGCTGCGCGACGACGATTTCCGCACCTCGGTTGCCTATGCCACCCGTTGCCGCGATGTCTCGCTGGCACTGGCTGAGGCCGGTGACGCCGGGAGTGGCGCATGA
- a CDS encoding creatininase family protein: MTSDVPSRDWTGIHWPDMAATDTAQWIAVLPLAATEQHGPHLPVGTDVLIAEAYLARVRSLLPAALPATFLPLQPVGISTEHLAFPGTLTLTTETALQGWMAIGESLARAGIRKLVMVTSHGGNSAAMTLVAQDLRARHGMLAVTTGWNRFGAPDGLFTADELRHGIHGGAVETSIMLAAYPQHVRRDKIADFPAATASMDKDFRWLSAHRPAPFAWQTEDLHVSGAVGDATQASAEKGEALLDHGARAFCELLADVGRFDLAALANRPDAGR, from the coding sequence ATGACTTCTGACGTTCCCTCCCGCGACTGGACCGGGATCCACTGGCCCGACATGGCAGCCACCGACACGGCGCAATGGATCGCCGTGCTGCCGCTGGCTGCCACCGAACAGCACGGTCCGCATTTACCGGTGGGCACCGACGTCCTGATCGCCGAGGCCTATCTCGCCCGTGTTCGCAGCCTGCTGCCGGCCGCCCTGCCCGCCACCTTCCTGCCGCTGCAGCCGGTCGGCATTTCCACCGAACACCTGGCGTTTCCGGGCACGCTCACGCTGACCACCGAGACGGCGCTGCAAGGCTGGATGGCCATCGGCGAAAGCCTCGCCCGAGCCGGCATCAGAAAGCTCGTGATGGTCACCAGCCATGGCGGCAACAGCGCGGCGATGACGCTGGTGGCGCAGGATCTGCGTGCCCGCCACGGCATGCTCGCGGTAACCACCGGATGGAATCGCTTCGGCGCGCCGGACGGCCTGTTCACCGCCGACGAGCTGCGCCACGGCATTCACGGCGGCGCGGTGGAGACATCGATCATGCTGGCGGCGTATCCGCAGCATGTGCGTCGAGACAAGATCGCAGATTTCCCCGCCGCGACTGCGTCCATGGACAAGGATTTTCGCTGGCTGTCCGCGCATCGCCCGGCACCGTTCGCCTGGCAGACCGAGGATTTGCATGTGAGCGGCGCGGTGGGCGATGCCACCCAGGCCTCGGCGGAAAAGGGCGAGGCGCTGCTCGACCATGGCGCGCGCGCCTTCTGCGAATTGCTGGCCGATGTCGGCCGCTTCGATCTGGCGGCGTTGGCAAACAGGCCCGACGCAGGCCGGTAG
- a CDS encoding carbohydrate porin, producing MKRLWIGCALSAVVFSGSAGAADVAPGMPVKAPRLQPIVDWTGFYLGAHAGYGRGNANATLRDPAATGVSNGFGGPVGGLQAGYNLQLPSGVLLGLETDVTFPNYIDGNSIAANVGSANSQILDQVDFSGTLRGRLGMVAGPWLTYATGGLAFIGERFVNTPTVGDREKQVNMRLGWAAGAGVEYAFSPHWTARVEYLYSRFGDANVQFASGAQYQSATDFQMLRVGLNRKIDWSPGSLPKLAGITDPESNRWEIHGQTTYLGQGYPSFRAPYTGTNSFTPASQYQATWSNSLFLNARLWEGGEVYYNPELLQGFGLNNTVGAAGFPNGEAQKSNFPYPHYNTSRLILRQTWGFGGEQEELASGPTQLGGKVDVNRLTVQAGKFAVMDIFDGNSYAKDTRKDFMNWSMWAPGAFDYSADKVGLTYGATAELNQKQWALRAGYFLMGDVSNSNNFDTKILQRGSYVLELETRYTLFSQPGKLRTIAWLNSAFSGSYRDTLNNRAFNLDIAQTRQGRIKYGYVVSLEQALDDDVGLFARWSWNDGKTEIMAFTDIDSSLSLGTSIKGTRWGRPDDVVGIGGAINGLSNDHRDFIAAGGLGVLIGDGQLNYRRERVLETYYAYALNKQLTLTADYQLITNPAYNADRGPVSVFSGRLHGEF from the coding sequence ATGAAGCGCCTCTGGATTGGATGCGCGCTCAGCGCGGTCGTGTTCAGCGGCTCGGCAGGGGCCGCAGACGTCGCGCCTGGAATGCCCGTCAAGGCGCCCCGGCTGCAGCCGATCGTGGACTGGACCGGATTCTACCTCGGCGCCCATGCCGGCTATGGCCGCGGTAACGCCAACGCGACCTTGCGCGATCCGGCTGCCACAGGCGTCAGCAACGGCTTCGGCGGACCGGTCGGCGGCCTGCAGGCCGGTTATAACCTTCAGTTGCCATCCGGGGTGCTGCTCGGCCTCGAGACCGACGTGACGTTTCCCAATTATATCGACGGCAATTCCATCGCCGCAAACGTGGGCTCTGCGAATTCGCAGATTCTCGATCAGGTCGATTTCTCCGGCACCCTGCGTGGACGGCTCGGCATGGTTGCCGGCCCGTGGCTGACCTATGCGACCGGCGGACTGGCCTTCATCGGCGAGCGCTTTGTCAACACGCCGACAGTCGGCGACCGGGAAAAACAGGTCAACATGCGGCTCGGCTGGGCGGCGGGCGCCGGCGTCGAATATGCGTTCTCTCCGCATTGGACGGCGCGCGTCGAATATCTCTACAGTCGTTTTGGCGACGCCAATGTGCAGTTCGCATCCGGCGCGCAGTATCAGTCCGCGACAGATTTCCAGATGCTCCGCGTCGGGCTCAACCGCAAGATCGACTGGTCGCCCGGCAGTCTGCCGAAGCTGGCCGGCATCACCGACCCGGAATCCAACCGCTGGGAAATTCACGGCCAGACGACCTATCTGGGCCAGGGCTACCCGTCGTTCCGCGCGCCCTACACCGGCACCAACAGCTTCACGCCAGCCTCGCAGTACCAGGCGACCTGGAGCAACAGCCTGTTCCTCAATGCGCGGCTCTGGGAGGGCGGCGAGGTCTACTACAATCCCGAATTGCTGCAGGGATTTGGACTCAACAACACCGTTGGCGCCGCCGGTTTTCCCAACGGCGAGGCGCAAAAATCGAACTTCCCCTATCCGCACTACAACACCTCGCGGCTGATCCTGCGCCAGACTTGGGGATTCGGCGGCGAGCAGGAAGAACTCGCCAGCGGCCCGACCCAGCTAGGCGGCAAGGTCGATGTCAACAGGCTGACCGTGCAGGCCGGCAAATTTGCAGTCATGGATATTTTCGATGGCAATTCCTACGCCAAGGACACCCGCAAGGATTTCATGAACTGGTCGATGTGGGCGCCCGGCGCCTTCGACTATTCCGCCGACAAGGTCGGCCTGACCTATGGCGCCACCGCCGAATTGAACCAGAAGCAATGGGCCTTGCGCGCGGGCTATTTCCTGATGGGTGACGTCTCCAACTCGAACAACTTCGACACCAAGATTCTGCAACGTGGCAGCTATGTGCTCGAACTGGAAACACGCTACACGCTCTTCTCGCAGCCCGGAAAACTCCGGACGATCGCCTGGCTGAACAGCGCGTTTTCAGGCAGCTATCGCGATACGCTGAACAATCGCGCATTCAATCTCGACATTGCACAGACCCGACAGGGCCGCATCAAGTATGGCTACGTCGTCAGCCTCGAGCAGGCGCTTGACGACGACGTCGGCCTGTTCGCGCGCTGGAGCTGGAACGACGGCAAGACCGAGATCATGGCCTTCACCGACATTGATTCCAGCCTGTCGCTCGGCACGTCGATCAAGGGCACGCGCTGGGGTCGGCCCGACGACGTCGTCGGCATCGGCGGCGCCATCAACGGACTGTCCAACGATCATCGCGATTTCATCGCGGCCGGCGGATTGGGCGTCCTGATCGGCGATGGCCAGTTGAACTACCGCCGCGAACGCGTGCTCGAGACCTACTATGCCTACGCGCTCAACAAGCAGCTGACTCTGACCGCCGACTACCAGCTGATCACCAATCCCGCCTACAATGCCGACCGCGGTCCTGTGTCGGTGTTTTCGGGACGGCTGCACGGCGAGTTCTGA
- a CDS encoding ferredoxin--NADP reductase, which translates to MSAFNQETILSVQHWTDTLFSFTATRSPSFRFQNGQFAMIGLEVDGRPLLRAYSMASANHEEELEFFSIKVADGPLTSRLQKIKEGDKILVGRKATGTLVADNLLPGKRLLLLSTGTGLAPFASLIKDPDIYERFETVVLVHGCRQVSELAYGERLVDKLAKDELFGELMKDKFIYYPTVTREPFRNRGRITDLITSEQLFNDSGMPPLDIATDRIMMCGSPHMLEDLKVLLETRDFTEGSHNTPGHFVIEKAFVER; encoded by the coding sequence ATGAGCGCGTTCAATCAAGAGACGATTCTGTCTGTCCAGCATTGGACGGATACGCTTTTCAGCTTCACCGCCACCCGCAGCCCAAGTTTCCGCTTCCAGAACGGGCAGTTTGCCATGATCGGCCTCGAGGTCGACGGCCGCCCGTTGCTGCGCGCCTACAGCATGGCGAGCGCCAACCATGAGGAAGAGCTGGAGTTCTTCAGCATCAAGGTCGCCGACGGTCCGCTGACCTCGCGGCTGCAGAAGATCAAGGAAGGCGACAAGATCCTGGTCGGCCGCAAGGCGACAGGCACCCTGGTTGCCGACAACCTGCTGCCCGGCAAGCGTCTGCTGCTGCTGTCCACCGGCACCGGCCTCGCGCCGTTCGCGAGCCTGATCAAGGATCCCGACATCTACGAGCGCTTCGAGACCGTCGTGCTGGTGCACGGCTGCCGGCAAGTCTCGGAACTCGCCTATGGCGAACGACTGGTCGACAAACTGGCCAAGGACGAACTGTTCGGCGAGCTGATGAAGGACAAGTTCATCTACTATCCTACCGTGACGCGCGAGCCGTTCCGCAACCGCGGCCGGATCACCGACCTGATTACATCGGAGCAGCTGTTCAACGACAGCGGCATGCCGCCGCTGGACATCGCGACCGACCGCATCATGATGTGCGGCAGCCCGCATATGCTGGAGGACCTCAAGGTGCTGCTGGAAACGCGCGATTTCACCGAAGGCAGCCACAATACGCCCGGCCATTTCGTCATCGAGAAGGCTTTCGTCGAGCGCTGA
- a CDS encoding ATP-grasp domain-containing protein, translated as MPSLQKFRAGKPAFYPDQTIYAEFACATFGLRFEELDKGTGLVFRVSSAGDSVCFSAGRGSFYPQNSATAATLAGDKYFAQVALDRAGLPTLGGQYFFLHERHRAHRPPGHERADVVACFRQLGGVAFLKPLAGSRGDFAQTIDTESGLADYLDEVARYYDAVLLQPVVSGREYRIFVLDDRILYSARKLPPSLVGDGTHAISELLADHDIALQSRGLSPVTLGQPESGDSDVVLPAGSRRDIPGRMNRSAGGSMLFEAPGAERAAFALATQAVRALGLRAAAVDMFTDVAGEADNIRIIEVNANPSIRFLEDSDRADLILAIWQHTFAATGLLGV; from the coding sequence ATGCCAAGCCTGCAGAAATTCCGGGCCGGAAAACCCGCCTTCTACCCCGACCAGACGATCTATGCCGAATTTGCCTGCGCCACGTTCGGATTGAGGTTCGAGGAGCTCGACAAGGGTACGGGACTGGTCTTCCGCGTCAGCTCGGCCGGCGACAGCGTGTGCTTCAGCGCCGGGCGCGGCTCGTTCTATCCGCAGAATTCCGCCACGGCAGCGACGCTTGCGGGCGACAAATACTTCGCCCAGGTGGCCCTCGACCGCGCCGGACTGCCGACGCTCGGCGGGCAGTATTTCTTCCTGCATGAGCGCCACCGCGCGCATCGCCCGCCCGGCCACGAGCGCGCCGATGTCGTCGCCTGTTTCCGACAGCTCGGCGGCGTCGCCTTCCTCAAGCCGCTGGCCGGATCGCGCGGCGATTTTGCGCAGACGATCGACACCGAGAGCGGCCTCGCGGACTACCTGGACGAGGTCGCGCGCTACTACGATGCGGTGCTGTTGCAGCCGGTCGTGTCAGGACGCGAATACCGGATCTTCGTGCTGGACGACCGGATCCTCTATTCGGCGCGAAAGCTGCCGCCATCGCTGGTGGGCGACGGGACGCACGCCATCTCCGAACTGCTCGCCGACCACGATATCGCCCTGCAATCCCGTGGCCTCTCACCGGTCACGCTGGGGCAGCCAGAGTCCGGCGACAGCGATGTCGTGCTGCCGGCGGGCTCCCGGCGCGACATTCCCGGCCGCATGAATCGCAGTGCCGGCGGATCCATGCTATTCGAAGCGCCCGGCGCGGAACGTGCCGCCTTTGCCCTGGCGACACAGGCCGTCCGCGCGCTCGGCCTGCGCGCCGCAGCCGTGGACATGTTCACCGATGTCGCGGGCGAGGCCGACAACATCAGGATCATCGAAGTGAATGCCAATCCGTCGATCCGGTTTCTCGAGGACAGCGATCGCGCCGACCTGATCCTGGCGATCTGGCAGCATACCTTTGCTGCGACGGGCCTGCTCGGTGTTTAA